The following proteins are co-located in the Hemiscyllium ocellatum isolate sHemOce1 chromosome 47, sHemOce1.pat.X.cur, whole genome shotgun sequence genome:
- the bloc1s3 gene encoding biogenesis of lysosome-related organelles complex 1 subunit 3, producing the protein MTTTQYQTIVQGEASETDSEEELYLTSSAPAAILQTGTKVAGEASETDEEEDCAMAVRDIQQAIQRGLPPLIVIRGEQSDILTAVEEKPAVKIRHQGRYSTLLQQKLRESNGRLHQNVEQAVKQMYESATKEIRIATSHLSNSQNGIINASHSIRLILDDLRSVSEKMDIITSCNLLPDIQIPPTTTRLAQV; encoded by the coding sequence ATGACTACCACACAATATCAGACCATTGTTCAGGGAGAGGCGTCTGAGACAGACTCTGAGGAGGAGTTGTATCTGACTTCCTCTGCCCCGGCAGCTATcttgcagactggaaccaaagtgGCTGGTGAAGCATCAGAAACTGATGAGGAGGAGGACTGTGCAATGGCAGTGCGTGATATCCAGCAGGCCATTCAGCGTGGCCTGCCACCACTGATAGTGATCCGGGGGGAGCAGTCGGACATCCTGACCGCAGTAGAGGAGAAACCAGCTGTGAAGATTCGCCACCAAGGGCGGTATAGTACCTTGCTGCAACAGAAGCTGAGGGAAAGTAATGGGCGTCTTCACCAGAATGTGGAGCAGGCAGTGAAGCAGATGTATGAGAGTGCAACCAAGGAGATCCGAATCGCCACCAGCCACCTAAGCAACTCCCAGAACGGGATAATTAATGCATCGCACAGTATTCGCTTAATCTTGGACGATTTGAGATCTGTGTCAGAAAAAATGGATATAATCACAAGCTGTAACTTACTCCCTGACATCCAGATCCCCCCGACAACAACTAGGCTAGCACAGGTCTGA